In one Streptomyces sp. NBC_01241 genomic region, the following are encoded:
- the pyrE gene encoding orotate phosphoribosyltransferase, with protein sequence MTDVRAELLQQIKDKAVVHGKVTLSSGLEADWYIDLRRITLDGKAAPMVGQVMLDATAELDYDCVGGLTLGADPVATSMLHASAARGQELDAFVVRKAQKAHGMQRRIEGTDVKGRRCLVVEDTSTTGGSPLTAVEAVREAGGEVVAVATIVERGAAPAIAEAGLPYVHAYTVADLDLA encoded by the coding sequence ATGACTGACGTACGTGCTGAGCTGCTCCAGCAGATCAAGGACAAGGCCGTGGTACACGGCAAAGTGACCCTCTCCTCGGGTCTTGAGGCCGACTGGTACATCGACCTGCGCCGCATCACGCTGGACGGCAAGGCCGCTCCGATGGTCGGTCAGGTCATGCTCGACGCCACCGCCGAACTGGACTACGACTGCGTGGGCGGGCTGACGCTGGGCGCCGACCCGGTCGCCACCTCGATGCTGCACGCCTCCGCCGCGCGCGGGCAGGAACTGGACGCGTTCGTCGTCCGCAAGGCGCAGAAGGCGCACGGGATGCAGCGCCGTATCGAGGGCACGGACGTGAAGGGCCGCCGCTGTCTCGTCGTCGAGGACACCTCGACGACCGGCGGTTCGCCGCTGACGGCCGTCGAAGCGGTGCGTGAGGCCGGTGGCGAGGTCGTCGCCGTCGCCACGATCGTGGAGCGGGGTGCGGCTCCGGCCATCGCCGAGGCCGGTCTCCCGTATGTCCACGCCTACACGGTGGCGGACCTCGATCTCGCCTGA
- a CDS encoding tryptophan 2,3-dioxygenase family protein → MSTIHPDPEATGAQTPHLDFAGTTPYEDYVQADVLTHLQHLRSDDPGEMVFLVTTQVMELWFTVIVHEWETAAHALREDRLTVARDALKRSVRELEALNASWTPLAQLTPAQFNSYRAALGEGSGFQSAMYRRMEFLLGDKSASMLVPHRGAPRVHAELEKALAEPSLYDEVLALLARRGHPVPQAVLGRDLTQKYEPSPEVEAIWAAIYANPDQHDELVRLGEALTDVGELVWRWRNDHLVATRRAMGSKTGTGGSAGVAWLEKRATKNVFPELWTARSHV, encoded by the coding sequence ATGTCGACGATCCACCCCGACCCCGAAGCCACCGGTGCGCAGACCCCGCACCTCGACTTCGCGGGAACGACTCCGTACGAGGACTACGTCCAGGCCGATGTCCTGACCCATCTCCAGCACCTTCGCTCCGACGACCCGGGCGAAATGGTCTTCCTGGTCACCACCCAGGTCATGGAGCTGTGGTTCACCGTCATCGTCCACGAGTGGGAGACCGCCGCGCACGCCCTGCGCGAGGACCGGCTGACCGTCGCACGCGACGCGCTCAAGCGGTCGGTGCGGGAACTGGAGGCGCTCAACGCCTCCTGGACGCCGCTCGCCCAGCTCACCCCCGCCCAGTTCAACTCCTACCGCGCCGCCCTCGGCGAGGGCTCCGGCTTCCAGTCGGCGATGTACCGGCGGATGGAGTTCCTGCTCGGCGACAAGTCCGCGTCCATGCTCGTGCCGCACCGGGGCGCGCCCCGCGTCCACGCCGAGCTGGAGAAGGCGCTCGCCGAACCGAGCCTGTACGACGAGGTGCTCGCCCTGCTCGCGCGGCGCGGCCACCCCGTACCGCAGGCCGTGCTCGGGCGGGACCTCACGCAGAAGTACGAACCGTCCCCCGAGGTCGAGGCCATTTGGGCGGCGATCTATGCCAACCCGGACCAGCACGACGAACTGGTCAGGCTCGGCGAGGCGCTGACCGACGTCGGCGAACTGGTGTGGCGCTGGCGCAACGATCATCTCGTCGCCACCCGGCGGGCGATGGGCTCGAAGACCGGGACCGGCGGTTCCGCCGGGGTCGCGTGGCTGGAGAAGCGGGCCACGAAGAACGTCTTCCCCGAGCTGTGGACGGCGCGCAGCCATGTCTGA
- a CDS encoding carbon monoxide dehydrogenase: MEHEVFVPVPVPALRRTLGDPARVARCVPGLQQDADASAGPLSGRLKVRVDGHTITYRGALRFTASPQDGPDGAGILVTGEGVEARGTGSAKLVLTIGLTRKDGGTAIGFAGTASGEGRILDLDPAAALAAACRLLDRFAQQLVTETLAEGGADGSTGGEAVGEVLDEAERSVGDAVEQAIEEAAEEADTTGVARARGAAPDAVDDSGADLADAATDVTGAVDDAGDSGADDAAADEAPAGEKPPGTGSVFDAPVPPPSLDPEAAVEFTVPDGPPAEAAHARRTMIGRSAEEVDHAPPRGRYAPVPSPDSTTAGAALRWVAPAAALALASAVVVSRALRRRR; the protein is encoded by the coding sequence ATGGAGCATGAGGTGTTCGTTCCGGTTCCGGTCCCGGCCCTTCGGCGGACGCTGGGCGATCCCGCCCGCGTCGCGCGCTGCGTACCGGGGCTCCAGCAGGACGCCGACGCGTCCGCGGGCCCGCTGTCCGGCCGGCTCAAGGTCCGGGTCGACGGCCACACGATCACGTACCGCGGCGCGCTGCGGTTCACCGCTTCCCCGCAGGACGGTCCGGACGGGGCCGGGATCCTGGTGACGGGCGAGGGCGTCGAGGCCCGGGGGACCGGTTCGGCGAAGCTGGTCCTGACGATCGGCCTGACACGGAAGGACGGCGGTACGGCCATCGGGTTCGCGGGTACGGCGAGCGGCGAGGGCCGCATCCTGGACCTGGACCCGGCGGCGGCGCTCGCGGCGGCCTGCCGCCTGCTGGACCGCTTCGCACAGCAGCTGGTGACGGAGACGCTGGCGGAGGGTGGTGCGGACGGCTCCACGGGTGGTGAGGCGGTGGGCGAGGTTCTCGACGAGGCCGAGCGGTCCGTCGGGGACGCGGTGGAACAGGCCATCGAGGAGGCGGCCGAGGAGGCCGACACGACCGGCGTGGCCCGCGCCCGCGGCGCCGCTCCGGATGCCGTCGACGACTCCGGCGCGGACCTCGCCGACGCCGCCACCGATGTCACCGGCGCCGTCGACGATGCCGGCGACTCCGGTGCGGATGACGCCGCCGCGGACGAGGCGCCCGCCGGTGAGAAGCCCCCGGGCACGGGATCCGTCTTCGACGCCCCTGTTCCCCCGCCGTCGCTCGATCCCGAGGCAGCGGTGGAGTTCACCGTCCCCGACGGCCCCCCGGCCGAGGCCGCGCACGCCAGGCGGACCATGATCGGCCGCAGCGCCGAGGAGGTCGACCACGCGCCGCCGCGCGGCCGGTACGCGCCCGTACCGTCACCCGATTCGACCACCGCGGGCGCCGCACTCCGCTGGGTAGCTCCCGCCGCGGCGCTCGCGCTCGCGTCGGCGGTCGTGGTGAGCCGGGCGCTGAGGCGGCGGAGGTAG
- a CDS encoding alpha/beta hydrolase, which translates to MSDSAARDRDAAETESALSHPPVAPDTSAGYGNHPDQLIDFYAPRDGRTGAPVVVVLHGGSWRAPYDRQHVSPFADFLARRGFAVASVEYRRGSEIPQQRGSGPVAGRWPETFDDVAAAMDALPALLARELPEADARRIVVTGHSAGGQLALWAAARHVLPEGSPWRLPAPPPLRGVVALAPIADFTTAVELNVCSGAVGQFLGREEDFEERAAHADPAVLLPTGIATTVVQGTTDVDVPQAVAEAFVDAAAKAGETVGLTLLPDVGHYPLIDPASDACAVVAEELAQLAW; encoded by the coding sequence ATGTCGGATTCTGCCGCGCGTGATCGTGACGCAGCCGAGACCGAGTCGGCCCTCTCGCATCCACCGGTCGCCCCCGACACATCCGCCGGCTACGGCAACCACCCCGACCAGCTGATCGACTTCTACGCCCCGCGCGACGGGCGGACCGGGGCGCCGGTCGTGGTCGTCCTGCACGGCGGATCGTGGCGGGCGCCGTACGACCGGCAGCATGTGTCGCCGTTCGCGGACTTCCTGGCCCGGCGCGGCTTCGCCGTGGCCAGTGTCGAGTACCGGCGGGGCAGCGAGATCCCGCAGCAGCGGGGTTCCGGTCCGGTCGCGGGCCGTTGGCCGGAGACCTTCGACGATGTCGCCGCGGCGATGGACGCGCTGCCGGCGCTGCTGGCCCGGGAGCTCCCGGAGGCCGATGCCCGGCGGATCGTCGTCACCGGGCACTCCGCCGGCGGGCAGCTCGCCCTGTGGGCCGCCGCCCGGCACGTACTGCCCGAGGGTTCGCCGTGGCGGCTGCCCGCACCGCCGCCGCTGCGGGGCGTGGTCGCCCTCGCGCCGATCGCCGACTTCACCACGGCCGTCGAGCTGAACGTCTGCTCGGGGGCGGTCGGCCAGTTCCTCGGCCGCGAGGAGGACTTCGAGGAGCGCGCCGCGCACGCCGACCCGGCCGTGCTGCTGCCCACCGGCATCGCGACCACCGTCGTGCAGGGCACCACCGACGTCGATGTGCCGCAGGCCGTCGCGGAGGCGTTCGTCGACGCGGCGGCAAAGGCGGGCGAGACGGTGGGCCTGACTCTGCTGCCCGACGTCGGCCACTATCCGCTGATCGATCCGGCGAGCGACGCGTGTGCGGTGGTGGCGGAGGAGCTCGCCCAGCTTGCCTGGTGA
- the fbaA gene encoding class II fructose-bisphosphate aldolase, with translation MPIATPEVYAEMLDRAKAGKFAYPAINVTSTQTLHAALRGFAEAESDGIVQISTGGAEFLGGQYNKDMVTGAVALAEFAHIVAAKYDVTVALHTDHCPKDKLDGYVRPLLDISAARVAKGQNPLFQSHMWDGSAETLADNLAIGQELLAKAAAAKIILEVEITPTGGEEDGVTHEINDELYTTVDDALRTAEALGLGEKGRYLLAASFGNVHGVYKPGNVVLRPELLKDLQEGVAAKYGKTAGSQPFDFVFHGGSGSTEQEIATALENGVVKMNLDTDTQYAFTRPIVDHVFRNYDGVLKVDGEVGNKKVYDPRSWGKSAEAGMAKRVTEACANLRSTGTKLK, from the coding sequence ATGCCCATCGCAACCCCCGAGGTCTACGCCGAGATGCTCGACCGGGCGAAGGCAGGCAAGTTCGCCTACCCGGCCATCAATGTGACGTCGACCCAGACCCTGCACGCTGCACTGCGCGGCTTCGCGGAGGCGGAGAGCGACGGCATCGTCCAGATCTCCACCGGTGGGGCGGAGTTCCTGGGCGGCCAGTACAACAAGGACATGGTCACGGGCGCCGTCGCCCTTGCCGAGTTCGCGCACATCGTCGCCGCCAAGTACGACGTCACGGTCGCGCTGCACACCGACCACTGCCCCAAGGACAAGCTGGACGGTTACGTACGTCCGCTGCTCGACATCTCCGCCGCGCGCGTCGCCAAGGGCCAGAACCCGCTGTTCCAGTCGCACATGTGGGACGGTTCGGCCGAGACCCTCGCCGACAACCTGGCCATCGGTCAGGAGCTGCTCGCCAAGGCCGCCGCCGCCAAGATCATTCTTGAGGTCGAGATCACCCCGACCGGCGGCGAGGAGGACGGCGTCACGCACGAGATCAACGACGAGCTGTACACGACCGTCGACGACGCGCTGCGTACCGCCGAGGCGCTCGGTCTGGGCGAGAAGGGCCGCTACCTGCTGGCCGCCTCCTTCGGCAACGTCCACGGCGTCTACAAGCCGGGCAACGTCGTGCTCCGTCCCGAGCTGCTGAAGGACCTCCAGGAGGGCGTCGCCGCCAAGTACGGCAAGACAGCTGGTAGCCAGCCCTTCGATTTCGTCTTCCACGGCGGCTCCGGCTCCACCGAGCAGGAGATCGCCACCGCGCTGGAGAACGGCGTCGTGAAGATGAACCTCGACACCGACACCCAGTACGCCTTCACCCGCCCGATCGTGGACCACGTGTTCCGCAACTACGACGGTGTGCTGAAGGTCGACGGCGAGGTCGGTAACAAGAAGGTCTACGACCCGCGCAGCTGGGGCAAGTCCGCCGAGGCGGGCATGGCCAAGCGCGTCACGGAGGCCTGCGCCAACCTGCGTTCCACCGGCACCAAGCTGAAGTAG
- the kynU gene encoding kynureninase: protein MSETFAARAAALDAADRLADLRKLFTLDDTVYLDGNSLGALPAHVPARVQEVLTREWGELRIRSWDESGWWTAPERIGDRIAPLVGAAAGQIVVSDSTSVNVFKAVVAATRLAPGGRDEILVDATTFPTDGYIAASAARMTGHRLVPVAPADVPDALGPRTAAVLLNHVDYRTGRLHDLPGLTATVHAAGGLAVWDLCHSAGALPVGLDAHGVDLAVGCTYKYLNGGPGSPAYLYVAERHQAAFDSPLPGWTSHADPFGMTPGYAPADGAVRGRVGTPDILSMLALEASLDVWNGVPVEAVRAKSLALTDFFLECVAAYVPEGRVTSLTPAAHAERGSQVALRCEDAEPVMSALIARGVVGDLRRPDVLRFGFTPLYVGFTDVERAARVLGEVLAEGSPEEQADASGGS from the coding sequence ATGTCTGAGACCTTCGCCGCGCGGGCCGCGGCACTCGACGCCGCCGACCGGCTCGCCGATCTGCGCAAGCTGTTCACCCTCGACGACACCGTCTACCTCGACGGCAACTCGCTGGGCGCGCTGCCCGCCCACGTACCCGCCCGGGTGCAGGAGGTCCTCACCCGCGAGTGGGGCGAGCTGCGCATCCGGTCCTGGGACGAGAGCGGCTGGTGGACCGCGCCCGAGCGGATCGGCGACCGGATCGCCCCGCTCGTCGGGGCCGCCGCTGGGCAGATCGTCGTCTCCGATTCCACCAGCGTGAACGTCTTCAAGGCCGTCGTCGCCGCGACCCGGCTGGCGCCCGGTGGACGCGACGAGATCCTCGTCGACGCGACGACGTTCCCCACGGACGGGTACATCGCCGCGTCCGCGGCCCGGATGACCGGCCACCGGCTCGTCCCGGTCGCCCCCGCCGACGTACCGGACGCCCTCGGTCCGCGTACCGCCGCCGTCCTGCTCAACCATGTCGACTACCGCACCGGCAGGCTCCACGACCTGCCCGGACTCACCGCCACCGTGCACGCGGCGGGTGGCCTCGCCGTCTGGGACCTGTGCCACAGCGCGGGCGCCCTGCCGGTCGGGCTCGACGCGCACGGCGTGGACCTCGCGGTCGGCTGTACGTACAAGTACCTGAACGGCGGCCCCGGCTCGCCCGCCTACCTGTACGTCGCCGAGCGCCACCAAGCGGCCTTCGACTCGCCCCTGCCGGGGTGGACGTCGCACGCCGACCCGTTCGGCATGACACCCGGGTACGCCCCGGCGGACGGTGCGGTACGGGGCCGGGTCGGCACCCCCGACATCCTGTCCATGCTGGCGCTCGAAGCGTCGCTCGACGTGTGGAACGGAGTGCCGGTCGAGGCGGTACGGGCCAAGTCCCTGGCGCTGACGGACTTCTTCCTGGAGTGTGTCGCCGCGTACGTGCCCGAAGGCCGGGTCACCTCCCTCACCCCGGCCGCGCACGCGGAACGCGGCAGTCAGGTCGCGCTGCGGTGCGAGGACGCGGAGCCGGTGATGAGCGCGCTCATCGCACGGGGCGTCGTCGGGGATCTGCGGCGGCCGGACGTGCTGCGGTTCGGGTTCACCCCGCTGTACGTGGGTTTCACGGACGTGGAGCGGGCGGCGCGAGTGCTGGGTGAGGTGCTGGCGGAGGGGTCCCCGGAGGAGCAGGCGGACGCCTCCGGGGGGAGCTGA
- a CDS encoding MFS transporter, translated as MGETPAGGIRAASAPGRWIILTTVLGSSMAMLDSTVINVALPRIGRDLGTDLAALQWTVNAYMLTLAGLILLGGALGDRYGRRRVFVVGVVWFATASVLCGIAPNAAVLIAARALQGIGGALLTPGSLALIQASFHPDDRARAVGLWSGLGGVGAAVGPFVGGWLVDGPGWRWVFLLNVPLAAVCLPVALRHVPESRDPHAHGRFDVLGAVLGALALALVTYALIEAPGQGASGAVIGAAVGGIVLGAAFVRLERRRPDPMLPPSVFASRQFTVVNIITLCVYAALGGYFFLSAIQLQVVAGYSALGAGTALLPTTVLMLLFSAASGELGQRIGPRIPLTVGPLVAATGMLLMLRVGPGSSSVSGYLTDVLPAVGVIGVGLVTMVAPLTATVLASVDTARAGLASGINNAAARAAGLIAVAALPLLAGMGPEAYRNAGEFASTFRRAMPMCAGLLVLGSLIAWATVRKPAVTADEEAKPRPKCTVHCGVAAPPLEPVQEEKGDQGAN; from the coding sequence ATGGGCGAGACACCCGCCGGTGGGATTCGTGCCGCCTCCGCACCCGGACGCTGGATCATCCTCACCACCGTCCTCGGCTCCAGCATGGCGATGCTGGACTCCACCGTCATCAACGTGGCCCTGCCCCGCATCGGCAGGGACCTCGGCACCGACCTGGCTGCCCTCCAGTGGACCGTCAACGCCTACATGCTGACGCTCGCCGGGCTGATCCTCCTCGGGGGCGCCCTCGGTGACCGGTACGGACGGCGGCGGGTCTTCGTCGTCGGCGTCGTCTGGTTCGCCACCGCGTCCGTGCTGTGCGGTATCGCGCCGAACGCCGCCGTCCTGATCGCCGCCCGTGCCCTCCAGGGCATCGGCGGGGCGCTCCTCACTCCCGGTTCGCTGGCGCTGATCCAGGCAAGCTTCCATCCGGACGACCGGGCCCGCGCCGTCGGGCTGTGGTCGGGGCTCGGCGGGGTCGGCGCCGCCGTCGGGCCGTTCGTCGGCGGATGGCTCGTCGACGGGCCCGGCTGGCGGTGGGTGTTCCTGCTCAACGTGCCGCTCGCCGCGGTCTGCCTGCCGGTGGCGCTGCGCCACGTACCGGAATCGCGTGACCCGCACGCGCACGGACGCTTCGACGTACTGGGCGCCGTGCTCGGCGCGCTCGCCCTCGCCCTGGTGACGTACGCGCTGATCGAGGCGCCGGGACAGGGGGCGTCCGGTGCGGTGATCGGGGCGGCCGTCGGCGGGATCGTGCTCGGGGCGGCGTTCGTACGGCTGGAGCGGCGGCGGCCGGACCCGATGCTGCCGCCGTCGGTGTTCGCGTCCCGGCAGTTCACCGTCGTCAACATCATCACCCTCTGTGTGTACGCGGCGCTCGGCGGCTACTTCTTCCTCTCCGCGATCCAGCTCCAGGTCGTGGCCGGCTACTCGGCCCTCGGCGCCGGCACGGCCCTGCTGCCCACGACCGTGTTGATGCTGCTCTTCTCGGCTGCCTCGGGCGAATTGGGGCAGCGCATCGGACCCCGCATCCCGCTCACCGTCGGCCCACTCGTTGCTGCCACCGGAATGCTGCTGATGTTGCGGGTCGGGCCGGGATCGAGCTCCGTATCCGGCTATCTCACCGACGTGCTTCCCGCGGTCGGTGTGATCGGCGTCGGACTCGTCACCATGGTGGCACCGCTCACCGCGACCGTCCTGGCCTCCGTGGACACCGCACGGGCCGGCCTCGCCAGCGGGATCAACAACGCGGCCGCCCGTGCCGCCGGGCTGATCGCGGTGGCCGCGCTCCCGCTGCTCGCCGGGATGGGCCCGGAGGCCTACCGGAACGCCGGCGAGTTCGCCTCGACGTTCCGGCGGGCCATGCCGATGTGCGCCGGGCTGCTCGTACTGGGCTCACTGATCGCCTGGGCGACCGTACGGAAGCCGGCCGTAACGGCGGACGAGGAGGCGAAGCCGCGGCCCAAGTGCACGGTGCACTGCGGCGTCGCCGCCCCGCCCCTGGAGCCCGTGCAGGAGGAGAAGGGGGACCAGGGCGCGAACTGA
- a CDS encoding DUF3151 domain-containing protein — MSIHENLLGGPPPTHLPDDPEPRELLANGTAPADVAAKYPTSSLAWAQLADEAFEGGRVIESYAYARTGYHRGLDALRRAGWKGHGPVPFEHEPNRGFLRALHALARAAQAIGEQEEYERCSTFLRDSSPTAAETLG; from the coding sequence ATGTCGATCCACGAGAACCTGCTCGGGGGACCTCCCCCGACCCACCTGCCCGACGACCCGGAGCCGCGCGAGCTGCTCGCGAACGGCACGGCCCCCGCCGATGTCGCCGCGAAGTACCCGACCTCCTCCCTGGCCTGGGCACAGCTCGCCGACGAGGCGTTCGAGGGCGGCCGCGTCATCGAGTCGTACGCCTACGCCCGTACCGGCTACCACCGCGGCCTCGACGCGCTGCGCAGGGCCGGCTGGAAGGGCCACGGCCCCGTACCGTTCGAGCACGAGCCGAACCGCGGCTTCCTGCGCGCCCTGCACGCCCTGGCGCGGGCCGCCCAGGCGATCGGTGAGCAGGAGGAGTACGAGCGCTGCTCGACGTTCCTCCGCGACTCCTCGCCGACCGCCGCGGAGACCCTCGGCTAG
- a CDS encoding MalY/PatB family protein produces the protein MSSSARYDFDTAVDRRGTWCVQWDGVADRFGVDGLLPFTISDMDFETAPEVLDALRARLDHGVFGYTMWQQDDFRSAIAHWYATRHGTRIDAGQLVYGPSVLSQLSQLLQMWTADGDGVVVHAPTYDGFRKAITGLGRELRGVPVGDTAALERELARSDSKVLLVCSPHNPTGRVWAEAELREMSALAARHGVAVISDEIHADFVHEGRVHVPWTRVGGEGRWALISSASKAFNFPALNGSYGLIGDPADRTEFLRRMETAEGLASPAVLSLTAHIAAYREAGAWLDEARAYVAGNLALVAERLNGAFPELGWEPPQAGYLAWIDLRPAGVDDDEALQRVLIEREKVAVMPGTVYGAEGFVRLNVGCPRSKAEAGVEALIRGVRVVAR, from the coding sequence GTGAGTTCCAGTGCGCGCTACGACTTCGACACCGCCGTCGACCGACGGGGCACCTGGTGCGTCCAGTGGGACGGGGTCGCGGACCGGTTCGGGGTGGACGGGCTGTTGCCGTTCACCATCTCCGACATGGACTTCGAGACCGCGCCGGAGGTGCTGGACGCGCTGCGGGCCCGGCTCGACCACGGGGTGTTCGGCTACACGATGTGGCAGCAGGACGACTTCCGCTCGGCGATAGCCCACTGGTACGCGACCCGGCACGGGACCCGGATAGACGCCGGGCAGCTGGTGTACGGGCCGTCCGTGCTCAGTCAGCTCTCGCAGCTGCTGCAGATGTGGACGGCCGACGGCGACGGCGTCGTCGTCCACGCCCCGACGTACGACGGTTTCCGCAAGGCGATCACCGGGCTCGGGCGCGAACTGCGCGGCGTGCCGGTGGGGGACACGGCCGCGCTGGAACGCGAGCTCGCCCGCTCCGACAGCAAGGTCCTGCTCGTCTGCTCGCCGCACAACCCGACGGGCCGGGTGTGGGCGGAGGCCGAACTCCGGGAGATGTCGGCGCTCGCCGCCCGGCACGGGGTCGCGGTGATCAGCGACGAGATCCACGCGGACTTCGTGCACGAGGGGCGCGTGCACGTGCCGTGGACGCGGGTCGGCGGCGAGGGGCGCTGGGCGCTGATCTCCTCCGCGTCGAAGGCGTTCAACTTCCCGGCGCTGAACGGCTCGTACGGACTGATCGGCGACCCGGCCGACCGGACGGAGTTCCTGCGCCGCATGGAGACGGCGGAGGGGCTCGCCTCCCCGGCGGTGCTGTCGCTCACCGCGCACATCGCCGCGTACCGGGAGGCCGGGGCGTGGCTGGACGAGGCCCGCGCGTATGTCGCCGGGAACCTGGCGCTGGTCGCGGAACGGCTGAACGGGGCGTTCCCGGAACTGGGCTGGGAGCCGCCGCAGGCCGGATACCTGGCCTGGATCGATCTGCGCCCGGCGGGTGTCGACGACGACGAGGCGTTGCAGCGGGTGCTGATCGAGCGGGAAAAGGTCGCGGTGATGCCGGGGACGGTGTACGGGGCCGAGGGCTTCGTACGGCTGAACGTCGGGTGCCCCCGGTCCAAGGCGGAGGCGGGCGTGGAGGCGCTGATTCGGGGTGTGCGGGTGGTGGCGCGCTGA
- a CDS encoding aldose 1-epimerase: MSSSEKDVRLSVGDAELTVSPDNGCRISSLRIGGTELLRQGERYGCFPMVPWCGRTENGLFRNGGVSHRLPLNAPPHAIHGTGRDTAWSTARVGEREAAFYYDLADPWPYPGRVTQTVELAEDSLTLAFGVETYGDSFPAQAGWHPWFLRDLGGGKDVQLAFDAAWQEERGENHLPTGRRIAPRPGPWDDCFGMPDGVDVTLTWPEQLELTVKSRAEWVVIYDEQAEAVCVEPQSGPPNGLNTAPQYVTPIEPLEIATTWSWRRL, encoded by the coding sequence GTGAGTAGCAGCGAGAAGGACGTCCGGCTTTCCGTCGGCGACGCAGAGTTGACCGTGAGCCCCGACAACGGCTGTCGCATCAGCAGCCTGCGGATCGGTGGCACCGAGTTGCTGCGGCAGGGGGAGCGGTACGGCTGCTTCCCGATGGTGCCGTGGTGCGGGCGCACCGAGAACGGGCTCTTCCGCAACGGCGGCGTCTCGCACCGGCTGCCGCTGAACGCCCCGCCGCACGCCATCCACGGCACCGGCAGGGACACGGCCTGGAGCACCGCCCGGGTGGGCGAGCGGGAGGCCGCGTTCTATTACGACCTCGCCGATCCCTGGCCCTATCCGGGCCGGGTGACCCAGACGGTCGAACTGGCCGAGGACTCGCTCACGCTCGCCTTCGGCGTCGAGACGTACGGGGATTCGTTCCCGGCACAGGCCGGCTGGCACCCCTGGTTCCTGCGCGATCTCGGCGGCGGCAAGGACGTACAGCTGGCCTTCGACGCGGCCTGGCAGGAGGAGCGGGGCGAGAACCATCTGCCGACCGGCCGCCGCATTGCGCCCCGGCCCGGCCCGTGGGACGACTGCTTCGGGATGCCGGACGGCGTCGACGTGACGCTCACCTGGCCGGAACAGCTGGAGCTGACCGTGAAGAGCCGGGCCGAATGGGTCGTGATCTACGACGAGCAGGCCGAGGCGGTCTGCGTGGAGCCGCAGTCCGGTCCGCCGAACGGCCTGAACACCGCCCCCCAGTACGTCACCCCGATCGAACCGCTGGAGATCGCGACAACCTGGAGCTGGCGCCGACTCTGA